The Melanotaenia boesemani isolate fMelBoe1 chromosome 11, fMelBoe1.pri, whole genome shotgun sequence genome includes the window aatGGGATTGGGAGAGAACATATCCCATCTGGTAAAGCTCTGCCCTCTTGTGGTGATCATTTTTGAGGAGCAAAGTTACTAAATAAACTTATGAGTGAATTTCTCTGGTAAAATGGGATTTAGCCTCAAGAGTTACTTTGTGCAGCTGGTCCCTGACACTTTACTTATGGTTGTTTGTTGCTGTGGCTGGATCTtctgcccccccaccccctttctACATCCAGTTCTAGAtctgaaaatagagaaaataccTTTAGAAATGTGTGAAGTATTGTGTTGGTTATTTTGATGCCTTCTTTCTCCATCTCACTCTCTTTCTCACATTTTAGGACGTGATAACGTTTTCTTACATGTCTCCGATAGAAAAGGATGTACGCCAGCTCCTGCCTTTTCTTGCAAACGTCCCAGCCAGATGTTTTAAGGACCATTGAGTCATTGAAGGTAAGCCAGTGGTCAGTTGGCTCCAGTGGACAGTCTTCTGGGTCGATGCTGTCACAGATGTAGTGTCCTAACAGGagagattttattcatttgtaagGGAGTGAAATCATCCCAGCagaactgttcattaaaaaagtGGCATATCAATCTTATTCAGTACAGTCGGCAAAGAGTCCTAACCATAGATTTTCAAAGGGATTTAACAGAATTAAATGTTTCTGACAAACATCTGTTACATGTCAGGTTGGGATTTGCTTACCTTCTTCAATACTGCCTGAATGACTGATGGCGCTGACCAGACTGAAACAGCCACCACCCTGAGAAGAAACAGTTAATGAGTGACCTTCAGCACACAGAGCAGGACAAACAGtccatttcttcattttcacacCATCACAATGTATCTGTTCCCTGTTATGGTCTGTGTTTCTTTACCATTTTAGATGACACAACTATGTCCCTCTGTATCTGCACAGGGTCATAGATTTTCTGCAGGTTGAAGGATGGAGTGTAGCAAAAACGCTTAAGATGTATGATAAATGTTCTGTaggataaatataaacacatatggGTGAATGTTGTAGGCATTTATTTGATTGTTACATTATTAGGAAGAACTAAAAAGGGTCGGTGAACCACAGTTTTCTGAAATATGGGGGACGCCACTCACTTTGGCAGGGATGCAAAGGTCAAAGTCTGGCCTGATGACTTTCCTCCGCACTCACAGCTGTATTCCAGCTCCACCTCCTACAGAGCAGCACAGAGACAACAATACGTCATGTCAGAAATTTACTGTcagcaaacagcaaacatgacacATCAGATCTGTGATGGCGGCTCAGTGAGGACTGGTGAATCTTACCAGGAGATATTTTTCAATCATGTCTTCAATACACCCTCCAGGAACCAGGTCCAGAGACAGATTAGTAAATTGCTCCTGTCTGACTGATTGAACTCCACACCTGCACATACATTAAAAGTCAGCTGTACTGGTCAAAACCCAGCCTAGATAAGACTATTATAAGGGCTCCACATGGGTAAACATCAGAATATCTAACTTGCATCTCTGACAGATTGCATGGTGTTGAACGGTGTCTTACTTTTTGCATGTTCTGGTGTACTCCATTTTAAATCCAAAGTTGTCTTCCACTGGACAGGTATAGCTTCTGCCCAGGCCCGCTGCGGTCCGTTGAAGCAGAGGAGACAGACTCTCCATGTGTGTCAGGATCGAGATCAGGAACTCATGGGCgtcctgaacacacacaaacacacagaagtaTTTAGATATTGATATAGATCATTTCTTTTATCTTGGACCTTATGTCTTTAATAGAGATTGAAGTGAATTGAATATTGACTGTGTACTAAAGCGAGAATTAAGCAACAATTATCAAAATGTTGTCTGACTCACATTCTGCAAACTGTCCATAAACTGCGGGTTCTGGTCACTGATAAGATCTTTAAAGGACTGCAGGAGTTGACTCTTGATGTCAGAGTTAGTTGATTTGTGACAGTCCCTGATTTCAGTCAGTTTTCTGCACAGAgggaaaaaatgaacatgaatgtGGTTAGATGTGTTTTGCCCATTGTTTTCTTCTAGAGACATTTGAGGGTGACGACGCTGCTTTACTTCAGCAGTTGAGCCTCAGGAACTGATCTCCAGATCTGCTCTGTACGACTGACGCTCGTCACAAAATCTTTTAATGTCAGGAGGCTCTGAAGACTGGAGTTCATATAGCAAGTGTTCCCGAGGTTTGGAAATCTGACACAACAACACAGGTTCAAACAGATGTTAGCATTTTCACTTTACTGACACTTTCAGAGTGGAACTCATTGTCTTCAAGCATTTTCAGGAGTGAATGTTTTGTTGCAGCTTCATAAGGTTATAAACTCACCCAAGGGGGTCGGTGGTTCTCCAGCTGTATTTGTTAGATAATGTTCTTATCCTGGAGAGAGGTGTTTTAAATAAATCGTATATTAGGAGAAGTTTAATCACAAACTTAATGCTGTATGAAGGCTTGCATTGAAAATCTTAATTTCTTGTCATGACTGGCTGATAATGAATTAATTCTTCATGATTATAGTAACTGGACATATAAAAACGAACTGTTGTAACAAGAGATCGGGATCTTAACTTTATATCTTACCAATTGAATATGTCATTTTGGAGGGAGTAACATTCCTCTGGTTCAGAAAGGGACTCCAAGGTGTTCCTGGTGCAGTTTGTATCCAACAAACTGATTTTCAGGTATGACAATGGACATAGACGAGAGGATACACCCATCACCTGCGATCTGCTACTGGAGGAAGAAACAGGTCATTAGAGAAGTAGAACAGACTAGAGTACTCACAAAGAGGCTAATTCAGGGCTACAATCTAAAACTAACCAGAGTTTGCCAGCTGGcttctccttgtttttcttaGCAGACAAGGGTGACTTGTCTTGCTTGATCTGCTCCACTGTTGTCCTCTTGTCATGATGTGAGAATAATGCACTCATTTTTTGTGTGAGTTGCTCTCCTGTTATCTCTTCAGTGGAGCTGTCACAGAAAGAAGGAACAACTAGTCAGAGCAGCACAACGCTAAACTAGTTTAGGACCTTGGAACCAGTCGACTCAATGAAGTTGAAAAGAAGTAACCTGAGGGTCCCCAGTTTGGggactttgagaacagatggtgccaaactgtgccaaCATGGCCATTTTAGAGACCTCGTCCAAACTGCCTTTACTTCTTTTTCCTTAAGCTTAAAATTGATTTCATTTGTGCTTTGTGCCATTTTCATTTAgacttcaccagtaacacatttaCCCCAAACGTATTCaaacagaccttgtggttgcagaaatATGCTAATTTCATTATGGACACACAATTTTTAAGCAgatacataaaatataataaagtatACTATACCTAAAAAAACTTAACTTTGCTAAGAGACCCCTCTTGGATATGGGGCTCCCCTTgaatattaaatgttatttatttatttaaaaatgtttcatgccAACTCTGTTCATAATTGCTGGATTGGACCAGAGTAAGAAAGACAAATGACAGATATGATCAATTCAGTCAGaggtatttttaaatgtaaacacaaaaatcaTTGTCCTCAAATGTTGTGTATTGGAGACTGATTTTAgtaataaatgcaaacattaaaacagtcctTACTTTGTTATCTCTGTTACTTTGTTAGTAATCAAGAAATCGGTGCTCTCAGCCGGAGAGACGCGATGATTCCTCTGTTGGAAAACACACAagtttttcattaatttgtGCACTAACAGAATAAGGAATTTAACTGATTTAACAGTGACTTGTAAATATGTGTTACACCAGGAAAGTCTGTGAAACATACtctgaaacaacaaaaaggccAAATCCATCTTGATTTTGACGTCTTCTTCTTGGCCTTTGGATGTTGGGTGTCTGACTTGGTTTGGctagacaaagaaaaatgttgttttttattcttagaTAAATATAGTTATACTGAAATATAGTTAAACTGTAAACAACTAGACTGTTAAGTGTaagtttagttaaaaatcaaatatataattAAGCAATAATCTACAATATTTGGTTATTTCTTTGCTTACCATTTCTGAGAGTTAAGCTTCTTCTCATCTGCCACAACAGTTTTGTCTGTTGTCTTCTGCTcagagcaaataaaaatgttagctacataaaatatatacaaataaaatatcacaCTTAATTGAAGAAATTATCAGAAATCatctttaaaaactattttaaaagttaagatttttgtttgtttgtttctttttagtttaaaaaagtcACTGTAAAGCGTAATCTGCAATAAACCTTCTGTAATTCTGAGAAACAAACCTTTTTCCAGGAAAAACACTGTAGAAGAAACATGTTTGTAGTTGGTTGGGTCTTTTCAGAAATCCTGTGCGCTGCTTGAATGTTGGGTTAAAACTGAACTCCAAGAACAGAATGTAGTAAAACTGATGTTCTAGAATGTGAACCTTTGtgacacattaaaacacattctgttaaaattagcatatttttgAATTGTCTCTATGAATCTATTCCATAAAGAGTTAAAGGAGCCCTAGATAGTTAGCATATATCATATATCTGCTTATAACAGCATCTACACTGTCTGATATGCATGTTGTACCTAGAGACCACTAAACTGCATCAGTAACATGGCTCATAGaaacaaacatcacagctttcagatactttattaattatGTGAATAGCAAACACTTTTACTGATTTTATGCATCGACATAACAGTTTTATCTGCACATGGCTTTTCATATAATGAAccattttctttatgttaaagaaaaataaacatttaagcaACACAACAGAGAGAAGGGTAGATTGAAAATAGATTTATAAAGGTATCtccaattttttaaacaataaaccCTCTCaagcaaacaaatttaaaatctgtttgtcTTTAGAAATATAACATATTTgtgatttattacttttaattaaaatttctatcctttgttttatttttcatgtttgtcccatgcatgtgtgtggcaattgtaaaaccaacaaaacaaaacacacaaactaacaacacaaacaaactttaaacaCGTAATCAAAAGTCGAGATGGCACTCGACTTTTAATTTGCAGTTTGGCAGtcctgattattattttttgtatgtgAAGTCATCTAGATGTGGAAGAGGATCTGAGTTTATATactatttcaaatgtttatttcttttaattttataattatatttgacaactaatgaaaatcccacattgagtatctcagaaaattaaaatattgtggAAAGTTTCTTTATTGAAGACAGCTGGTGCCACACtttaatcagctaattaactcaaaacgcctgcaaaggcctttaaatggaATCTCAGactagttctgttggctacacaatcatggggaatactgctgacctgacagttgtccaaaagacaaccattgacaccttgcacaaggagggcaagacacaaaaggtcattaccaaagaggctggctgttcagagctctgtgtccaagcacattaatagagaggcgaagggaaggaaaagatgtggtagaaaaaagtgtacaagcaataGTGATAACCacaccctggagaggattgtgaaaCGAAACCCATTCAAAAGtgtgggggagattcacaaagagtggactgcagctggagtcagtgcttcaggaaccaccacgCACAGACATATGCAGGACATGGGTTTCAGCTGTCCCATCCCTTGTGTCAAGCCACTCTTGAACAAGGGACGCCTgaactaaagacaaaaaggactggactgctgctgagtggtccaaaattatgttctctgatgaaaggaaattttgcatgtcctttggaaatcaaggtcctagagtctggaggaagagaggagagacaCAGAATCCACGTTGCTTGAGGTCgagtgtaaagtttccacagactgatggactccatgccacgccgcattgctgcagtaattcagaCTAAAGGAGCCCCAACAAAGTAttgagtgctgtacatgctcatacttctcatgttcatacttttcagctggccaacatttctggaaatccttttttttttatcggtCTTAAGTAATATTCTATTTTTCTGGGATATTCAATGTGGGATTTTCATTAGTTGttagttataatcatcaaaactaaaagaaataaacatttgaaatatgtcagtctgggaggaatgaatgtctacattatacaagtttcactttttgaatggaatcactgaaataaatcaactttttcatcatactctaattttatgacgagcacctgtagAGGACATTGGATGTCCATGGGTTGCAGAAGgaggagaatgaatgaatgaatgaatgaatgaatgaatgaatgaatgaatgttttatttttcaaacatgtaaacatgtattcattgacaaaaacaatgaaGGATTTATACACTGcccaaaaaaagtaaataattaaaataaatagaactcaTAACCATTATTGTGTGAGTCAAAGTCCATCATTCTTCTGGGACATCTATGTGTCCAGTTTGAAAGTAACACTGATTGTGAATcaatttcacctgctgttgtagAAATGGAACAGACACATTCCTCATActttgcatgctgacacagtcactgagttgtccagtgggtctATACGTTAAGaggtaattttgtttttctctgtacgtttgtaatgttttttttttttttttacctctttggttattatttaagaaatcgattactgtcagctctgttttttctgtaaaagcagtaggaaattttctggtgtgtttctgttcaaGTGGAGCAATTTGTTGACTGGTGAAAgcttggattgaagggtcattgccttctatttgttgtgtttttgtctcctctttcttctttctgctttgcattttgctttttctgtcccctccggtcaggtccggCAAGATTACATAggttccataattcaaagtaaataaataacagtaaatagatgaatcagattatcaacaggagccttatatccatgaacctccccttggcagagcaaatttgtcaGCAAGACAACCTCTATAATGGGTCCTGTAGGTGGTGAGACCATCTCCCTGTCTTCTTCCTTTCTTGCTGATCTTTGGTCACGTTTGCATTTAGCCAGTCTGCTCCCCACTAGAGGTAACATGAGACGATTGTCTGAATCCCACATAAGATgttcaggtagtgcagctcatcctgGAGGCCACAtcgctgtggcaagaaggtttgctgtgtctctaAACACAGTATCAAGAACATGGAggagataccaggagacaggccagtactgCTATCTGCTCCTTTGTACAAGGAGGAACATGATGAGCACTACCAGAGCCTACCAAATTACCTCCAGTAAGCCACTAATGTGCACGTtgagtcagaaacagactctaTGAGGATGGTATGAGGGCCCAACTTCCACAAGTGGAGGCCCGTGCTCACAGCCCAACACGATGCAGCCTGATTTgacatttgccagagaacaccaggatTGGCAGATTCATCATTGTCGCACtgatgagagcaggttcacactgagaaCATGTGACAGACATGAGAAAGTTTGAAGGTGcagtggagaacgttctgctgcctgcaacatcctccagcaagaccagtttggcagtggtgtaactttggctttatcaaaggacaggactcagccagaatacattatgtatggcgagaatctcacttttgaaagcataaaaccaagtatgATTTTAGCACATGGTGGGGTAGGGGATCCAtggctttttaatatttgcatgaaggggtctacaaggaaaataggttgggaaccactgctccaGAGGATCAGAGTCCAGCTGGACTATGACAGGGGGGAGGGGTCCTTCTACAACCCTGAAGACATGACTCACATCTGCACTCACAGAGACACTTTCACTGAGAAACTCTTcctatattttctttctttgtccagCTGGAAAATCAAAAACCTCTGAaatgaaaatctgtcaaagtcgttttactgacattttcagaaaaatgaatCAGATGTTCAAACTTTTACCATCATAAATTATTGTTCATTAatagttttcagatttttatatgtttttaaactgaaacaaatcAGCAGTCTGATTTAATCTTTATACTAAAACAGATTCAAAGCTTCTTAAATGATTTTCTTCATA containing:
- the LOC121649618 gene encoding ubiquitin hydrolase B-like — protein: MQKEVELEYSCECGGKSSGQTLTFASLPKTFIIHLKRFCYTPSFNLQKIYDPVQIQRDIVVSSKMGGGCFSLVSAISHSGSIEEGHYICDSIDPEDCPLEPTDHWLTFNDSMVLKTSGWDVCKKRQELAYILFYRRHI
- the LOC121648557 gene encoding ubiquitin carboxyl-terminal hydrolase 26-like, with translation MSALFSHHDKRTTVEQIKQDKSPLSAKKNKEKPAGKLCSRSQVMGVSSRLCPLSYLKISLLDTNCTRNTLESLSEPEECYSLQNDIFNWIRTLSNKYSWRTTDPLGFPNLGNTCYMNSSLQSLLTLKDFVTSVSRTEQIWRSVPEAQLLKKLTEIRDCHKSTNSDIKSQLLQSFKDLISDQNPQFMDSLQNDAHEFLISILTHMESLGRQLWI